The following proteins come from a genomic window of Thermocrinis jamiesonii:
- a CDS encoding flagellin encodes MRINFNYEAASTHTAYLVNQREMNKSLLRLSTGMRILEAADDAAGLFIADQLSIVATGLEEGNRNIRTGISALRIAENAAGQIFERLRGIYARAVRAANDINDPNARASLQQEIANLRDAIQKIGTDTEYNGIKLLDGTFTGKYIHYGPRMDQTVLVSIGDVRAESLGAHIVSGTGRITSGTGEISSSAPDEFLLSSATEYLRVAGQNVLSVTSGTYLVDAATAARNINNNATLAAMGIEATASNRSVAETYTGLITGDGTVTLHFYIGQESVTSPTFSITGITAATTLNDLVTQINSAASAANSPISARADNGKLVLETSNGETIGIEAEVNVSSGTVYVNLGQLLEGANSFSFTSSGTAHAIKVGSLHIAGTDSFVVNESGIDIVGGTGPDATINSTFTNLYAIDVTSNEGAERALLITKKAMQYVDRLRSDIGAVMNNLQSIFDAQKVAYDNTKEAENVIRNTDYAEEMTNFTKLQIKMQSTIAMLAQANALPQLVLQLLR; translated from the coding sequence ATGAGGATCAACTTTAACTACGAAGCTGCATCAACCCACACCGCATACCTTGTAAACCAAAGGGAGATGAACAAGTCTCTCCTGAGGTTGTCTACGGGTATGAGGATTTTGGAAGCTGCAGATGACGCAGCAGGGCTGTTTATAGCAGACCAGCTGTCCATTGTTGCTACCGGTTTAGAAGAAGGCAACAGGAACATAAGAACTGGCATATCCGCCCTCAGGATTGCGGAAAATGCAGCTGGTCAGATCTTTGAAAGGCTAAGGGGGATCTATGCAAGGGCAGTAAGAGCAGCAAACGATATCAACGACCCCAACGCGAGAGCTTCTCTACAACAGGAAATAGCAAACCTAAGGGACGCCATCCAAAAGATCGGAACAGACACAGAATACAACGGGATCAAGCTTTTGGATGGAACATTTACCGGCAAATACATCCACTACGGACCAAGGATGGATCAAACTGTATTAGTCTCCATAGGGGACGTGAGGGCTGAGTCCTTGGGAGCGCATATAGTAAGCGGAACTGGACGTATTACCTCAGGTACCGGAGAAATTTCTTCTTCTGCTCCAGACGAGTTTCTTTTATCTTCAGCAACCGAATACTTAAGGGTAGCGGGGCAGAATGTGTTGAGTGTTACTTCTGGAACATACCTTGTTGACGCTGCTACCGCCGCACGCAACATAAACAACAACGCCACTTTGGCTGCCATGGGCATAGAGGCAACCGCAAGCAACAGAAGTGTGGCAGAAACTTACACTGGATTAATCACCGGCGATGGTACTGTGACACTTCACTTTTACATTGGACAAGAAAGCGTAACCAGTCCTACCTTTTCAATAACTGGAATTACCGCAGCTACCACGCTGAACGATTTAGTGACTCAGATCAACTCCGCAGCTTCTGCAGCAAACTCCCCCATTTCAGCCCGTGCAGATAACGGAAAGTTAGTCTTGGAAACTTCCAACGGAGAGACAATAGGCATAGAGGCTGAAGTTAACGTATCAAGTGGCACTGTATATGTTAACCTTGGCCAACTTCTAGAAGGTGCAAATAGTTTTTCTTTTACGAGTTCAGGCACTGCCCACGCCATAAAGGTGGGTAGCTTGCATATAGCAGGAACAGACAGCTTTGTGGTAAATGAAAGTGGGATTGATATTGTGGGTGGAACTGGGCCTGATGCTACTATAAACTCCACCTTCACTAACCTATACGCCATAGATGTAACTTCAAACGAGGGAGCAGAAAGGGCTCTGCTTATTACCAAAAAGGCGATGCAGTATGTGGATAGACTGCGTTCTGACATTGGTGCGGTGATGAACAACCTGCAGTCTATCTTTGACGCCCAAAAGGTAGCCTATGACAATACCAAGGAAGCGGAAAACGTCATTAGGAATACCGACTACGCAGAAGAGATGACAAACTTCACCAAACTACAAATAAAGATGCAGTCCACTATAGCTATGTTGGCGCAGGCGAACGCATTGCCTCAGTTGGTGCTACAGCTTCTCAGGTAA
- a CDS encoding SapC family protein yields the protein MLGVFRAIKKPTFLDTELHKELRIKLPEDYSFCWDVDVVPVGFSEILSVSMYYPVFFGVSEGEVFPFVVMGINRRNVYLDPEGRFKVDVIPNAIKLYPFSVVRTKEGEVKQWTVVFDRVWEDKEGERLFDEEGNETAFFSDIKSKLEELAFDFEKALNFSKEMLEIGCLKLLSSLEVEAKGEKAVFKNVLIGNIDTLSKLSPEKLYYLNNVGYLPILYSVYFSIRNFKLFDLL from the coding sequence GTGTTGGGGGTTTTTCGGGCTATAAAAAAGCCTACGTTTCTTGATACTGAGTTGCACAAAGAGCTAAGGATAAAGCTTCCAGAAGATTACAGCTTTTGCTGGGACGTGGATGTGGTGCCTGTAGGGTTTTCCGAAATCTTGAGCGTTTCTATGTATTATCCGGTGTTTTTTGGTGTTTCAGAAGGGGAAGTATTTCCTTTTGTGGTGATGGGGATAAACCGTAGGAACGTATATTTAGATCCCGAGGGAAGGTTCAAGGTGGATGTAATACCCAATGCGATAAAGCTCTATCCTTTTTCTGTTGTGCGCACAAAAGAAGGAGAAGTCAAGCAATGGACGGTGGTATTTGATAGGGTTTGGGAAGACAAAGAAGGAGAAAGGCTCTTTGATGAAGAAGGCAATGAAACCGCCTTTTTCTCAGACATAAAGTCCAAGCTTGAGGAGTTGGCTTTTGACTTTGAAAAGGCTCTCAACTTCTCCAAGGAGATGTTAGAAATTGGATGTCTAAAGCTTCTTTCAAGCTTAGAGGTGGAAGCCAAGGGGGAAAAGGCAGTTTTTAAGAACGTGCTAATAGGAAACATTGACACCCTTTCAAAACTTTCTCCAGAAAAGCTATATTACCTAAACAACGTAGGCTATCTACCCATTTTGTATTCCGTATACTTCAGCATCAGAAACTTTAAGCTTTTTGACCTTCTTTAG
- a CDS encoding flagellar protein FlaG, giving the protein MRVDKVSQGFEYKELNVEGQKLLSNVEGTLKKIQKEMEQQIKEAQAERKVSSEELQRLFEEIKRKFDMLSKYLKIDIDQELEIPVVKIIERETNRVIRQIPPDYLLELMKRIDQLLGLLIEKEV; this is encoded by the coding sequence ATGAGGGTAGATAAGGTAAGTCAAGGTTTTGAATACAAAGAGTTAAACGTGGAGGGACAGAAGCTTTTGTCCAACGTAGAAGGTACGCTAAAAAAGATCCAAAAAGAAATGGAGCAACAGATAAAAGAAGCTCAAGCTGAGAGGAAAGTAAGCTCTGAAGAACTCCAAAGGCTTTTTGAGGAAATAAAAAGAAAGTTTGACATGCTAAGCAAATACCTTAAAATAGACATAGACCAGGAATTGGAAATACCGGTGGTGAAGATTATAGAGAGGGAGACCAACAGGGTAATAAGACAGATACCACCTGACTATCTTTTGGAGCTTATGAAACGCATAGACCAGCTTTTAGGTTTGCTTATAGAAAAAGAGGTATAA
- the fliD gene encoding flagellar filament capping protein FliD, with product MAGEIYFSNITGKFDWGSIVDQILRIKSLPLERMAQESAQIKAKQESLSKLANAVDAFNNLFSNLSVEDLFKQKSATSSNTDVLTATASADAPNVTLNVTVDQLSSKEIMLSRGGVRDLNDTITWNDFQLRYAKDDGDYETFSISAGSGKLEDLVRQINERAGSRIVASIFYDGTKYRLMLSEKNEADSRLETDPSTNTFVISEASAMNLNGTWGLDYGNPLQFAKNAQITIGSTTFSNPSNTLENVITGLTVELKNTGSATITIRDDYSKVKNFFSDFVNKYNAVVKQINEMTDKDKGLFQGDQIITGVKNSLANMLDPLFRYGIVSYNEDGTLTFNGSAVDELASNNPQELKRLIEGLKISYGTYLEQTRIDFQFFINDYQSSIDDINERMAKFQEQLIEEEQRLKREFSSVEVFINQAQEIMERMRIFIVSLSEMQGGKK from the coding sequence ATGGCTGGAGAGATTTACTTTAGCAACATAACCGGGAAGTTTGACTGGGGTTCCATAGTGGATCAAATCTTGCGCATAAAGTCTTTGCCCCTTGAGAGGATGGCTCAGGAGAGCGCTCAGATAAAAGCAAAGCAAGAGAGCCTATCAAAGCTGGCAAATGCTGTAGACGCCTTCAACAACCTCTTTTCCAACCTTTCAGTGGAGGACCTATTCAAGCAAAAAAGTGCCACCTCTTCTAACACGGACGTACTAACTGCCACTGCAAGTGCAGATGCCCCTAACGTAACCTTAAACGTAACCGTAGATCAGCTATCTTCTAAGGAAATAATGCTTTCAAGAGGTGGAGTAAGGGATCTGAACGATACCATAACTTGGAACGACTTTCAACTGCGATATGCAAAAGACGATGGTGACTACGAAACTTTTAGTATAAGCGCAGGTAGTGGCAAGCTTGAGGACCTTGTAAGACAGATAAACGAAAGGGCAGGCTCAAGAATAGTGGCAAGCATCTTTTACGACGGAACAAAATACAGACTTATGCTATCTGAAAAGAACGAGGCAGACTCAAGGTTGGAAACAGACCCTTCAACTAACACCTTTGTAATTTCTGAAGCAAGCGCTATGAACCTAAACGGAACCTGGGGGCTTGACTACGGCAACCCTCTACAATTTGCCAAGAATGCGCAGATCACCATAGGAAGCACTACCTTTAGCAATCCCTCAAACACTTTGGAAAACGTAATAACTGGTCTGACCGTAGAACTGAAGAATACTGGGAGCGCTACGATAACCATAAGGGACGATTACTCAAAGGTAAAGAATTTCTTTTCGGACTTTGTGAATAAATACAACGCTGTTGTTAAGCAGATAAACGAGATGACGGACAAAGATAAAGGGCTATTCCAAGGTGATCAGATAATAACAGGAGTTAAAAACTCTTTGGCAAACATGTTGGACCCTCTATTCAGATACGGTATAGTCTCTTATAACGAAGATGGAACACTTACCTTTAACGGCTCTGCTGTGGATGAGCTGGCTTCTAACAATCCCCAAGAGCTAAAGAGACTAATAGAAGGTTTAAAAATTAGCTATGGAACCTATTTGGAACAAACAAGGATAGACTTTCAGTTCTTCATCAACGACTATCAGTCCAGTATAGATGACATAAACGAAAGGATGGCTAAGTTTCAGGAACAGTTGATCGAGGAAGAGCAAAGATTAAAGCGTGAGTTTTCCAGCGTGGAAGTTTTTATAAACCAGGCGCAAGAGATCATGGAAAGAATGAGAATCTTTATAGTATCCCTATCTGAAATGCAAGGAGGTAAAAAATGA
- the fliS gene encoding flagellar export chaperone FliS encodes MINNPYLENMVMNANPVRLVIMLYDKAISSLETALELMDSPSEDFDLKERKYQAIGKALEIINVLDATLNMEKGGEIAKNLREIYTALMDELTSQMFKEDPAKLERIINILKGLRESWEEVERIHYGKSQKVAPGM; translated from the coding sequence ATGATCAATAACCCTTACCTTGAAAACATGGTGATGAATGCAAACCCAGTGCGTCTTGTTATAATGCTTTACGATAAGGCTATTTCTTCCCTTGAAACCGCCCTTGAGTTGATGGACAGCCCTTCAGAGGACTTTGATTTGAAAGAGAGAAAATACCAAGCCATAGGAAAAGCCTTAGAGATCATAAACGTGTTGGACGCAACCTTGAACATGGAAAAAGGAGGAGAGATAGCAAAGAACCTAAGGGAGATATACACTGCTTTGATGGATGAGCTAACGTCCCAGATGTTCAAAGAAGACCCAGCAAAGCTTGAAAGGATAATAAACATACTCAAAGGCTTAAGGGAGTCTTGGGAAGAGGTAGAAAGGATCCATTATGGAAAAAGCCAAAAGGTTGCTCCTGGAATGTGA